In a single window of the Gossypium hirsutum isolate 1008001.06 chromosome D02, Gossypium_hirsutum_v2.1, whole genome shotgun sequence genome:
- the LOC107910137 gene encoding protein KTI12 homolog, protein MALVVICGQPCSGKSTAAKCLAEALNESECKQTVRIIDETSFHLDRNQSYANMPSEKNLRGVLRSEVDRSVSKDNIIIVDSLNSIKGYRYELWCLARAAGIRYCVLYCDVGESHCRKWNEERREKGEAAYNDVIFEDLVRRFEKPDRRNRWDSPLFELWAHNDGVERSSIAIVDVVLYLTKKADSKSRDVKILQPTIATQNTRFSEANSLYEMDRATQEVINAIVEAQSQSIGGPLANISIGQGLPNIDISRSVGLPELRRLRRTFIKLTGQTSLSGRPPPSDSNSAKRMFVDYLNRELGTIA, encoded by the coding sequence ATGGCATTGGTGGTAATTTGTGGGCAGCCGTGCAGTGGGAAGTCGACAGCTGCGAAATGTCTAGCTGAAGCTCTGAATGAATCAGAGTGCAAACAGACTGTAAGGATCATCGATGAGACTTCATTTCATCTTGATCGTAATCAGAGCTATGCTAATATGCCATCAGAGAAGAATTTACGGGGAGTGCTTAGGTCCGAAGTTGATAGGTCTGTCTCCAAAGATAATATCATTATAGTTGATTCTTTGAACAGTATCAAGGGTTATCGATACGAGTTGTGGTGTTTGGCTCGTGCTGCTGGGATAAGGTACTGTGTGTTGTACTGTGATGTTGGAGAATCGCACTGTAGGAAATGGAATGAAGAGCGTCGGGAGAAGGGAGAGGCTGCATATAATGATGTGATATTTGAGGATTTAGTTAGAAGATTTGAGAAACCGGATAGAAGAAATCGTTGGGATTCGCCTTTGTTCGAGCTATGGGCTCATAATGATGGAGTGGAGAGATCTTCTATTGCCATTGTAGATGTGGTTTTGTATTTGACAAAAAAAGCAGACTCGAAATCTCGGGATGTTAAGATTTTGCAGCCAACCATTGCCACACAAAATACCCGGTTTTCAGAGGCAAATTCACTGTATGAGATGGACAGAGCCACGCAGGAGGTGATTAATGCTATTGTGGAAGCACAATCCCAGTCAATTGGAGGACCTCTTGCCAATATCTCCATTGGTCAAGGTTTACCGAATATCGATATTTCTAGATCGGTTGGGTTGCCGGAGCTACGGAGATTACGGAGAACATTCATCAAGTTAACAGGACAAACAAGTTTGAGTGGACGACCTCCCCCTTCCGATTCCAACAGTGCAAAGAGGATGTTTGTAGACTATCTGAATCGAGAACTTGGAACTATTGCTTGA